The genomic segment CCGCCCCAGACGTGCTTGTCTTTGTCATATATATTCGCAAAAATGCTATATATCTTTACCATCCTCCCGAAACCCCGCTAATGCTTGCATCGTTTCCCCATCCACCACCACTACCATTCGTCGTCTGACCCCATCCACCATTTCCCGCGCCATTGCTCACAGGAGCTTGAGCGGCAGGAGCCCTATTAGAGCGTGGGCCCCATCCATTATCCCTTGGCTTGCCATCTGCAGACGCACCAAACTCATCCATTCTGCCTCGCATACGGGGACGGCGGTCTCGGGACCCACCACCGAAACCCACGGAAGGGCTGTTGGCGGCAGGTGCACCTCCCAACATCCTCAGCCGATCAGGATGAATACCAGCGGTGCCACCGGCAGATCCGGATTcggaaggaggagcaggaCGAGCATCAGGTTGGGGGTAAGTGAAAGACCCGGCATTGGGTGAATGGGTAACGCCGCCATTGGCGGGGGCAGCGGGAGTACGTCGCTTGTTACCCCAGCCATTATCACCAGAGGCATTGGCCCCGCTCACGCGACGGGACTGGGGCTGCCTATTGTCATGAGAGGGGCCAGCGGGGACGGGTTCTGCCTTAGGGGCTCCACCTAGCATCCGCAGGCGGGAGGGGTGGATACCGGCGGGTGCTGTGCTGGTTTCGGAAGAGGTAGAGGCAGAGGCGGACTCGCCCCTGCCGCCGGCAGCGCCAGAGGGCGTACTGGGAACGGGGTTGGCTTTGGGGTTTTCACCTTGCATCTGCAAGCGGGATGGATGAATACGTGCGGGTGTCGAGCTAGTCTCAGAAGGGGTAGAGATGACCGAAGCAGTTTCGCCCCAGCCACCAGGATCGGCTGCTTCTGGCGCCGATCCCTCACCATCTACCGCGGCAGCCGACTTGgctttctttgcctttttggacttcttcttccgttTGGAGCGAAGCGCCAAGGGAGGCAATTCAACGGGGTCGGGGCTAGCGATAGGCTGTGAATAGCTGGCGTCTTGATAAGCATCCGTGGTCCAGTAAGACAGAGACAAGTAAACTTACACAACACCGCCTTCCCATGGTACGTATGCACTTTTTTTCAGTTGCTCAGGCTCAGATTCTGGAGTCACGTGTGAATGAACCTCGTTTTGTTCAGTAGGACAGGCTTCGGAAGAATTGATAGTGGACTGTTCAACCCATCCTCCGGCGCTGTCCTCAGAGGTGGAAGCGGGGACAGGGACAGAGGTAGGCTCTCCCCAGCCTCCGTCTGATGTTGCAGTTTCAACCGGGGCCGAGGTTTGAGCGAATAATTGCGGGTGAGATTGGCGTCCGTTTGGAATAGAAGAATCGATGAGTTTTACGCCAGATAGATCTTCGGTGATCTCTTCAGCTGAGGGAGTAGTCTGTGAATTTTACGAATTACAATACTATAATGTCAGCCCAATATCCGGCAGAAAAGAGACCCCACTGGTATGGCAGGCAAAATTATCGCTCATGCAATTGGAAGCAAACTAACTTGCTTTGCTCGCTGTGCCGCTTGGAACTTTTTAAACTCTTGGAACTCAAGCCATTCCTGCATGGCCACGCTAACCGTCTGTTAAGAGGAGGTTGTTAGCCGTCTTAAAAGATTCTGTTGAAAAACCTGGAGGTGGGCTAAACCTACGCCGGCGTCATTTGGAGATGATTGGAAGGTCATTGGGGCGATAATGAATACATTGCGGAAAGgataaaagaaaaagaaagtgCAGGAGAATGAGCTCTCGACGGTTGACACGTTAATGGTCTACATGCGCGCGTACGCGCATTTAATTTATATTATTTAAGTACAATGCCTGAACGGGATATTTACGTAATGTGTATCAAGGGAGAAAGATGGGAAACCCCCCGAAGCGCTCCGACGACTGGCGACAAGTAATTACGGGGACAGCGTTGGCTATCAGTAGACTCATTAATTCTCAGCGACAATCAGCGAGACTcgagcagcagcagaaCGGCAGAGCACAACCCATAGCCCTGACCACATCTCATAGCAGTTGGTCCACAGATGCATCCCTAATTCCAATCCAACTCTTCCCTATAGTTCAATCCTAAGATCTCACCATGTCGTGTCGAGTTGGCCATCCTGTCGAAAAGAGAGGAATTTAAGAAGACTTGGACTGCTCAAGACGGAGATAGTAGTCGTCGCGCTTCTTGACTGCAGTAGTGTGAGCGAGCGCACGGCGTCAGACACGTCCGAGGTTGTCATATTTGCAAGAAAATCAACACGTACGCATGGGGAGGTGGACAGTGTACCAGAAGGTGTAGGCGCCGGCGAGACCGATACCAATGCTGTGGTGAGGGGGAATGGCAGTGTCAGCAGTTGTTTCACGAGTTGGATGAGTATGGAATGGGACGAAGGACGAACGAGGCGGTAAGGTCAGTGATGAGCCTCTTTCGGAGCTGCGACGGGTGTCAGTGGGGGTTAACCTCAAGATGTGGGAAGGGAAGTGTCATACCTTGCCAACAACAGGAGCGACGGgcatgatgatgagtaGGGCAAGTTGTTTATGGGAGAAGCAGAGCGGGAAATGAATGTGGTGGTAAGATGTGGGCGTGATTGGACGACGGAAGGAAAAGGCGAGGGGAAAATGACGTGCGACCGTGGGAAACTGGCGGAAGCGGCACTTCGACGTAACCCCGCATTCCCATCGCCCTTCGAGTCGTCCATTCGTTTCCATTCGCATCTCTATATTTCTCTTTTGcatttccatcttctgTTCCATAGAAACGCTCCAAAACCCGTAAGCCCACATCTGCACCCAAGCTTCCTCAGCTGACACCGCAGCTTCCGTACCCAACTCCTTCCTCACCTCTTCAATGACCTCATTATCCGCTCTCAAATCGCTCGTGTTCCGTGTCGCTATATATATCATTCCTCTTATAATACCTGCttatctctttcttccttatccAAACAAATGTTCCTATCCCATAGACACAATgtccctctcctccaaaCTCAGCATTACCGACGTCGACCTCAAGGGCGAGCGAGTCCTCATCCGTGTCGACTTTAACGTCCCGTAAgctttccatctctcccttttcctgTTCAAGATTCTGACTAGTATCCCCAGCATGGACAAGGAGGGCAACATTACCAACCCTGCTGTAAGACATTCTTACACAAAGGCATATGGACATGTGCTGATAAGCATCATTAGCGTATTGTTGCGGCTCTCCCCACCATCAAGTACGCCATTGACAATGGTAAGTTTTTGCAATCGCGTAGTATCGGCAATCCCCTAACGATCAACTAGGCGCCAAGTCTGTCATCCTCATGTCCCACCTTGGCCGACCTGACGGTTCCCCCAACCCCAAATACTCTCTCAAGCCTGTTGCTTCCAAGCTCTCTGAGCTCCTCTCCAAGGACGTAAAGTTCCTTCCCGAGTGTGTTGGTGACGAGGTCAAGAACGAGGTTCTCAAGGGTGAGAACGGCCAGGTCTTCCTTTTGGAGAATTTGCGATTCCACATcgaggaggagggtaagggcaagaagggcGACGAAAAGGTCAAGGCCGACCCTGAGGCGGTCAAGACATTCCGACAACAGCTCACTGAACTTGGTACCGTCTACATTAACGATGCGTATGTTCTTTGTCCCCTTTGTATGATTTAAAGCTTTTGTTCTGAGCGACTATCAGCTTCGGTACCGCCCACCGAGCCCACTCCTCCATGGTCGGTGTCCAGCTCCCCAAGCGAGCTGCTGGCTTCCtcatgaagaaggagcTCGAGTACTTTGCCAAGGTCCTTGAGAACCCCGAAAGGCCGTTCCTTGCTATTCTTGGTGGTGCCAAGGTCGCCGACAAGATTCAGTTGATTGAGAACATGCTCGACCAGGTTAACACGTTGATCATCTGCGGTGGCATGTCTTTCACTTTCAAGAAGACCCTTGACAATGTCGAGGTCAGTTGATCCCTTGTTTTTTGCTGCAAATTGTGGTTGTCACTCATATCAAAATCAGATTGGAACTTCTTTGTTCGACGAAGCTGGCTCCAAGCAGGTCAAGGACCTTGTTgagaaggccaagaagaACAACGTCAAGCTTGTCTTCCCTGTTGACTATGTCACCGCCGACAAGTTCGACAAGGATGCCAAGGTATGCCCTATTTTGATTTTCTGTACACGGAAATCTTGCTGACATTGCCAACAGACCGGCTCTGCTACCGACGAGTCTGGTATTCCCTCTGACTGGATGGGTCTCGACTGCGGACCCAAGTCCCGAGAACTCTTTGCTCAGACTGTTGCTGAGGCCAAGACCATCCTCTGGAACGGCCCTGCTGGTGTCTTTGAGTTCCCCGCGTTTGCCGGTGGCTCCAACGCCCTTCTCGATGCCTGTATCAAGGCGGCCAAGAACGGTTCCACTGTCAttgttggtggtggtgacACTGCTACTCTTGTCGCTCAGGCCGGTAAGGAGGACGAGTTGAGCCACGTTTCCACTGGTGGTGGTGCTTCCTTGGAGTTGTTGGAGGGCAAGACTTTGCCTGGTGTTGCCGAGTTGTCTGAGAAGAAGTAACTTGCGCGATTATAGAGCGGTTTGTTTGAGTCGCTCGCCGCGGGACGAAAAGTACGGAGCAAGTACAACCTGCATTGGGAGTGAAGGGATCAAGAGCAGAAATGAAGCGAAATCTGTCGAATATATAAGATAGTAATAGCACAGCGTTGAATGGACGAATGAAGCCTGCAGCGAGCATGAATGTGTTACCCGTGTACAATTGAAAAATTAAAATTGCCGCCCACTTTTGATGTTTACGCGACGCGACTTGGCCCTTTCCATAAACAAAACATTCCGTTTCGCCATCTGATATCATCTTGTCCTCCGCATTTGGCTGCACAAGATGCCCTCATTGACAGAGTCACTCGACGCTCTCGCACATCATTCTGAACAGATCGCCTACCTATCAACCCTCAACGCTTCTCCCCCAGGCCCATTCACCACCGCCTATCTCCACCTCCcccctcctcatctctccCATCTCGGAAAAGGAAACGTTCTTGAACTCATCCGCGATGCATCAGACGCTGAGCGGAGGCTCTTCAAGTTTGTAGGCGAGAGTAATTTACCTGGAGCCGCcggcggaggaggaaatAAACGGGTCGAAAAGAGGGAAGGCGGGGTGGTGACGCCATTGAAAGAGTTGAAGCGTGGAGGAGGTGATGGGGAAGCCGAGAAAGATGAGGTGGAAGTCATGCTGAGGACGGCATTGAAACTTGTTGAGGACTAGTATGTGCAATGCCATCTCAACAGAATAAATGCACTGATCAAATTGTAGTCGGCCCATGCCAAGGGCGAGAGCGCATGTCATCAATCTGTTAGATCAGCACCATAGGAATTTGGATCGATTGGCAGAGCTTGAGATGCTTATTGCTGAAGTATGCCAATGTAAAAGCTATATATTAAATAGGAAGCTGACTTACCATGGTAGGCTAGCAAACCGGTCGACACACCTGCTTCTCCGCCCCCTCAAtcagaaaaaaaaggacCTCAACAGGAACCTGTGAAACTTACCCCAGAAGAAGCTATTAAGGCAGAAGAATCCGCTCTTCGAGCGTTGGAAGCTAAAATAATACCTTTGCGTCGTGTTTCTCAACCATCGCAAGAGGAGCAGTTATTGAAACCACAAGATATGGTGCCTCCAGTGGGCAGGAACATTCCTCAGTCGCCTCCACCATCCCATCCTCAATATCAATTCGAACCTCAGCCTACACCGTCTCAAGCGCAATCTTCCCAACCTCGTACTCCTGGCCGATCTATGCCGCACGTCACCAACTCGCTCGTCAATGCCACGCCACGTCATGCTATTGAAAGGCTGGAAAGGGCAGAGAGAATCGACAGATTCAGTCCGCTGAAGCTGATCACACCCCGAGCGCCAGGGACCTTAAGAGGAGAAGGCACCATCTTTGGTAGGCGAATAGGGTCTTCATCTGCGTCTAGCTCGAAACTTGGGGCAGGGTTACGGACCTCGATGTCGGACAAGAGGGCATCAGGCGAAGAAGCGGGGGAAGCCTCGCACAACCCTGCACCAGCCATCGTTGATGCTCCATCAACGCCTTTGGAAGCTGCACCTGATCCAAGTCCCGCTGGTGAAGACGCTGATGAGACAATGAGGCTGACTCGGGTGTCGCCATCACCTGCGAGCCCCATCAAAACAGCTGCAGCAGAATCCAAGCCACCTGCTACGCCCTCGCCGCCCAAAAAAGTTCATTTGCCCGTTGAAGGACTTCTTCAACCGGTTTCCGCTATAGATGTACTGGCTCAAACACCGCAAATTTGCGCAGACGGCAAGCTGGACGGTGTTGATACCGATGCCGAAGCTGTTAAGACTGGCGTGGTAAGTCTATGGGTTTCACCCATTGTCATAATAGCTAATAGAAAATAGGAAAAAATCTGGAGTAATGTAGGAGACATTATGAGACAAGGACTTGAAAGCGGTGAGACTGTAGAGAAGGACACGATATCTTCAGTGTGCGTATCCTCTCATGGTACAATGACGCTGTTAATTGACGGCTCTGAATTCATAGGAAACATCTCATACATCTTTCTAAATCTAATCTccctccaccaccatctCCAAGtacatcctcttccctgTCTTCATTCTCCCACGGCGGCCTACCTCCACCGAAGCCTATAACCTCTGAAACAATTTTATTTGCACATTTATTCCTCTCGATCCTTCGCGTCTCATCCAATTCGGACGCATCACCTGGAGAAGTGGACATGAATGAGATCAAGGAGTCTCTTGGAAATGTTgcaaaggaaaaaggatggGACGGAGCTGGAGGTTTGGGAACAAAGGTTATCTATGCGGCAGTGGGTAAGAGAGTGGTCAAGAttgagaggaagggaggaggagctggTAGAGTTAGATTTGCAGACTGATATGTGATTATGTATCTTTCTTGATCTATCTGTAAACCCAAGGAGTTCGGTCGGATTTATTTGGGAACGAAGCTATATGGTGGGATTCGTCGCAACGCGCAACCCGTCATATAAACATGAAATTGACGCGCTCAGCCACGCGGACGCGTCTTCCTTCGTTTTTCCATCCGTCGTCTGCGTGCAATTTCCATCCATCTTTCATCTCCTTTTTTCCTGGAAACAGCTAATTCGTGCCTCACAATGTCTTTCTTTTCAGACACCGATGACTCCCCTCCACCACAGCCACCCTCTAACCGCGCCCCTTCTGCGGCTGCTTCCTCTTTTACCGACCGGCTCCGTTCAACAATCTCTCCAGGGTTATTTCACCCTCCTCTGGGACAACCGATAAGCTCATCCAGTTCTTATGGTGCCAGTGGAAGCGGATCAAGGAGGGATGAAAAGGCAATTTCCGAatttgatgaagaggctTACTACCGAGAACTAGGGATtggggatgatgacgaaCCCGAAGTCCCTGGTACGCCAACCTCAAATGTATTTATCTCgctttctccatctcggAACCCCTATGGTGTAACTCATGACGGTGAAGGCCGTGGAAGTATGGGAACTGGATTTGGAGTGGGCCTTGGGGAGGGTAGCACTACGGATTGGGAAAAAATCGACGAAGAACTGGAGATTGAAGATATGGATGACGTACGAAAGATGGGTTTGGTTTGGACTCGTGAAAGGGGCACAGCAGATATTATGCCGTGGGAGGGCCAGCTCGTGGACTCACTTCTGGATAAGCTCGAGCAACAGGTTACTATTTCGCTCTGTTTAGCATAAAACGACAACTGATGATAAAATGGTAGCAAAAGATGGTGTCTGCCCTTCGTTCAGATCCGCAAACctcggaagaagaacatTTCAAACTCATGTTGGTGCAGACAGAAATGGAACGAGTCAAGTATCTGGTGAGATCATATGTGAGAACAAGATTGCACAAGGTCCGTCATTTCACCTGGTCTGGTTCAATCCTGATCTGATCGAAAGCAGATTGAAAAGTTCTCGTATCATATCACTTTATCACCGGAGCTGCGCAACCTGCTGTCCGGCGCCGAATTGTCACATGCTCAGAGGTACAACGATCGAATCAATCCCATGTCATGTCCAGGCTAATACTTGTCTTTATGTAGATACACCGAGCTGCTTCATACACATTTCCAGCATTCTGTCCTTGATAGTCTACCCGAATCTTTCAGGAGATTGGACGAGACTTATGGCGATGGGACATCGATGGGTAAGCTGTTTGTTATGCCCGAACGAGGAAGGTGCTAAGGTTATTTTTAAGTAACAAAACCGAACAAGCAAATCCCGGTACTCATTTATGTGCGGAAAGACTGCGGTGAAATCAACCTGGAAAGGTTCGTTTTCCCCTTACCCAAGCGGCTGCATACTGACATGCAAACACAGCGGTGAACAAGCTCTTTTGGCTAAAGGCACCACACATCTGGTGAAGTACAGTCTCATAGAACGATGGATCAACCTGGGATGGGTCGAAGTCTTATAATTTTCATGCCATTTATAGAATGCATATATATTATACAGTCTTTCTAGGTATTATTGAATCACTTAGGGATAAGTAAGTGATGTGCGTAAGGATGTAGCAGTTACAACACGGGAATAAATAGGGTTGACACTATAAGACTCTGTTTTTACCAGTCCCATTTTCCACTGCCCTTGAAATTTCCCGGGCTTGTTCCTTCGCCCTGGCTTCTACTTCAACCTCCTGATTAATtatctcatcttcttctgcggCTCtaatcttcatcatcagGTCAATCTTCTGGAGTAAATCGTCCTACTTGTTGTCAGTACCTGATGATTTATGTTTTAAAAAAAATACGTACTAATCGATAAGGTTTGATGACCACTTCGTCCATCCCGGTCATCTTTGCCAAGTCGATTTGCGCTTGTCGAGCATTACCAGCTAGATGTACATGGTACACGTAGCATGAGCAAATGAATTGTTGAAAAATTGATCTCGAGGACTTACTCAAGGCGATGACCAAGTTCTTTTTCAGTTTTCCAgcattctcttcttctctgatATGTTTAACAGCAGTGAGACCGTCCATTACTATATCACGTTCATTAGACAAGTAGAACCCAACCGAAACTTTTGAACTCACCTGGCATTTCAAGATCCATGAGCACGCAGTCAAACGCCCGGTCTTCCGACTCATCTCCTATACTTGACGCTTTCCTGATCTTCTCGAGAGCTTCCTGGCCATTGCTTGCCACTGTGGACCATCAGCAGGTGTCATACACCAAACGGCTTGCATTACTGACCGTCGCAAGTCAGATTACAATGCTTCAACTGCCTCGCCAGCACAGTTTGATTGATCAGGTTATCTTCCACAATCAAAACGTGAGGTTTTCTAGTTAAGCCAAAATATCGCGCTGTCTTTC from the Cryptococcus decagattii chromosome 4, complete sequence genome contains:
- a CDS encoding phosphoglycerate kinase, coding for MNVVKRSKTHTMSLSSKLSITDVDLKGERVLIRVDFNVPMDKEGNITNPARIVAALPTIKYAIDNGAKSVILMSHLGRPDGSPNPKYSLKPVASKLSELLSKDVKFLPECVGDEVKNEVLKGENGQVFLLENLRFHIEEEGKGKKGDEKVKADPEAVKTFRQQLTELGTVYINDAFGTAHRAHSSMVGVQLPKRAAGFLMKKELEYFAKVLENPERPFLAILGGAKVADKIQLIENMLDQVNTLIICGGMSFTFKKTLDNVEIGTSLFDEAGSKQVKDLVEKAKKNNVKLVFPVDYVTADKFDKDAKTGSATDESGIPSDWMGLDCGPKSRELFAQTVAEAKTILWNGPAGVFEFPAFAGGSNALLDACIKAAKNGSTVIVGGGDTATLVAQAGKEDELSHVSTGGGASLELLEGKTLPGVAELSEKK